The following is a genomic window from Methylomarinum vadi.
TATAGCCGTTGGCCGGGGCGGCCAATTCGGTGGCGACGCGGTCGGCGCTAGCCGTTAACGAAACCGTCTCGCTGTGCCAACTGGCAGGCCGGAAATCCCGGCTGTCGGAGTGCGAAATCCATAGCTGCGCGGCCGTGGTTTTATGCGAACTGGCCAATTGCAATTTTACTTGTCGTTCCCCATTGTAATCGAATCGCCAGCTTAGTTTTGGCAGCGGTTCATCGTGGACGACCATTTCATAAAATGCCGCCAGCGTTTGCAGGGCCTGGTCGCCGCCGTTGAGATTATGGCCGGCATTCGGCGTTTGATAAAGCAACTTGGGCCCTGGTAATTGATGCCAATAGTGACGCAGTGAATCGACCGTCCAGTAGGGGTCGTTGGTGCCCAGCAGCAATAATTTGGGCATGGTCAATAAATGGCGGTACTCATAAGGGTCGACCCAACTGCGCAGCTTTTGCATGGCCGGACTGTCGTGCCTGCGATGCAGGTTCAGTTCGGTGTAGTCGCGAATCTTGACGCTTTGGTGGCCATATATCTGTTCCGACCATTGCAGTTGCGGTTTCATATTCAATACGTCGATGACCATCGGCGCGATGGCTTTCACCCGGTCATCGACCGCGGCCGTCAGCCAAGTCGCCCAGCCGCGCTTGGAAGCGCCGCCGACGACGAAGTTTTCCAGCATTGGTTCGCCGGGGCGATAGGTGAATAATTGCAGTATATCCATCGCGCTGCTGACGCTCTCGACCATCGGAAACAGCAGCGGCCAACTTTCGTCACCCGTCTGTAAGTATTGATTAAAGCTGAAGGCGATTAGCGCATCTTCCTTGCGGCCGTCGTAGAGCGGTTGGTTGGGCACATTCGTCAACACGGCGGCCAGGGTGCCTCCGCGCTCGGCCAATGTCCTTAGCTGTTCGATGTGATTGCCGCCGTCGCCATCGCCGGCGACCAGCAGGAATGCCGTTTCCGGATGGGAAAGGACAGTAGGTCTGACGATGACGAGTTGGTGTTTCCAGTCGTGTCCGCGCCAGCGTTGGGTCGTGATCGACAAGCGTGTCAGCGTCCCCCAGCTTTGTTGCCGTTGCGAGATGACGGTCCAGGCTATGTGGCGGTTGGTGGCATGCACATAATCCGCCAAGGGATTGGCCAGGGAGGCGGTCGAGGCAAATAGGCCGTAAAGGCTTAGTTTGGCAAGCATGTGGTGAAAGAGAACATGGCGTTTCATGATGGCACCGGTGGTTAAATATCCGAGGGAGCGCAAGGACCTGCTTCCGGGAGATTTTATGCCTTGAGGCGACGGCAGACAAGGTGAACGTAGCGGCCCATGTCGCGATAGGTCGGCAGGCGGCAATAGCGGTATTCCAGATCGAACAGTTCGTTTCGGTCGCTATGGTCCAGAGCCTCTGGAGTTAAATAATCGTGAAATACGCGGATGCCGGTATGCCGTTGTATCTCGAAGCCGGCTTGTTCCAATAACGCGATGACTTCATGGGGATATTGCGGGTTGGGCGGTGTCAGTTTATTGCCTTGTCCCATGTAGCTGTCGTTCAAAAGGTTTTTCAGCCGCCAGCCGCCTTTTAAGGTGTTGCTGTAGACCATCGCGTTGCGGTTATAAAACAGCAACGACAAATAGCCGCCGACTTTTACCCGTTGCATGATCGTCCGCAAACTAGTCAGTGGGTCGGCCAGCCATTCCAGGACCGCATGTAGCATTACCAGGTCGAAGTCGAGCAATTCCGCCGCCAGCAACTGAGCCGAGCGGTGATGGAACTCGGCCTGCAAGCCCGCTCTGGCGAAATTTTCCTTGGCGCGCCACAACATCTTTTTCGAGACATCGCATAGCGTCAGTTGATGGCCTCGCTCGGCGAACCATAGGCCGATCTGGGCGAAGCCGCAGCCGGCATCCCAAATATTCAGCCGGTTTTTTTGCCGCAAGAACTCCAGGTCTTCCTTGACCAACTTTAATCGCCAGTCGCCCTTGGCCGTGGCATAGATTCTTCGTTCGAATTTGTCGATCAAACTATCGAAATTACGGTCTTTTTTCAGGGACATGAGCCTGCGCTTATTAAATGGTCGTGCAAGGGTTTATAAAAGTGAAAAACGATATGCATTTATAGCATATCTGAGGTGAACCATGTTTTGAGTCTACTTCAGTCGTTTAGATACACAGTGGCCTCAACGCAAGGATAGAGAACAGAAACGAATGTTATTTCGTTGTCGCTCTAGCGGACGAGTTTTTGTAGGCGCTGTTCTTATAGTGATAAGCTTACAGGCGGGATTTCTGAGAAGACATTACTTTTCAGATTCGGGCGGAATTTTTCGCCATTAATTGTTATTTCGCGAGGTGAAGGTTATGAGAATCATTCAAAGTGCATTGCTAATCGCGGCTACTTTAGCGCTTTCATCATCCAGCCATGCCGGCGGCCCTGGCGGTGCACGTGGCGGCGGTGGCGGGGGTGGTTCACGGATGGGGGGCGGTTTTTCCCAGCAACAGCAAGGGGCCGATCAGATGCGACAACGTCAGGAAAAACAAATTCGCGAAAGAATTCATCAAGAGCAGGGTAGCGGCCAGCAAATGCGGCAACAACAAGAGCGGCAAATCAGGGAAAGGATGGAGCAAGGTCAAGGCGAGATGCGGCAAATGCGAGAACAAAAGGAGCAGCAAATCAGGCAAGGCGTTGACGCGCCAGGAATGGAGCAAAGACAACAGCAAATGGAAAATATCCGCGAACGCACCGAAGGAAAAGCCAGGGAAGATGTTCCTGGCGCGCAAAAACGCTGGTGGTGGCCATTCGGGGAGTAAAATAGTCGGGACTATCGCAACAAGGCATTTTGCCGCCAACACACTATGTTCGTATTCCCCTTCCGCCATGGACGGTGGAAATGCGGATTTTGCAAGGCAGAAAATTGCTCCCGCATTTTCTGCCTTCGCGCCTTCCTTGACGGTCAGAGCAAAATCCGTTCTGCTGTCGAATCCTCTGCTAACCTCCTTCTGCCGTCTTGGATAAATGCTCAAATTCGATGAGAGCAGGATAAAACGGTGTTTCTTGGTTGTCTAAAAAGCCAGTTACAGGCGGTTTAAATCAACCAATTGGAAGGGTGGATTTGAACCAATTTTATTTCCTCGCCCTATAGTTTCTATCCTTAGAGAGCTAGGAAATTTTACGTTTCGATTTCCGTGATCGCTCGCAATACCTTGAATATCTGCGTCTGGCTTTAGACAGCCAGGTTAGTCGAGTTTTGTTTCATGTTATTGGTACGGGTTGTGCCTGCGTCTTTGTTTTAAACGTAAATGTACGATTGAAAATGAGCGACCATGTCATAATGCGTAAGAGGATAAATACTCCTGCTTCCAATTTCAGTGATGCGATTGGCGCAGCGGCAAGAAAGTTGCTTAAACTCGTGGTCGTCGACGGCTTTGATATTTTTATTCCTTGGCTGATGATGACTACGGTCAATATTGCCTTCCATCATTTGATTCCGTTGGATGAAACGCGCTACGCCGCCGTGGCATGGGAAATGTGGTATGGCCATGATTTTTTGGTTCCTCATCTTAATGGGGCGCCATACCATCACAAGCCACCGTTATTGTTTTGGTTGTATGACGTCGGCTGGTCCCTGTTCGGCGTAAGTGAGCTGTGGTTGTTGCTGGTTGCACCGTTGTGCGGGTTGGTTAGCTTGTATCTTACCAGATATATGGCGGCGTTATTGTGGCCCGGCGATAGGAGAGCCATGCGGTTGGCGCCATGGCTATTGTTCGGCAGTTTGCTATGGGGAGCCTTCCTCAATAGTGCAATGTTCGATACCTTGCTTACCGCCTGTGTGTTGTTGGCGCTGTCGGGTTTGGTTAAGGCCGGGCGTGATTTGCACGGGCAATCCTGGATTTTGTTCGCATTGGGCTGCGGTTTGGGTCTATTGGCCAAGGGGCCGGTGGTGTTCGTGTCGACGCTGCCGCCGTTTTTAATGGGCGCGGTCTGGAGCGATGCCGCCAAAAGCCGCCCGACCCGCTGGTACCTTTATGGTCTTGCCGCCTTGGCCGGCGCTATCGGACTGGCGTTGTTGTGGGCAGTTCCGGCGATCCTCTCGGCCGGCAACGATTATGGCGCCACGCTGTTATGGCATCAAACGGTCGACCGGATTAGCAACAGTTTTGCCCATAAAAGGCCGATATGGTGGTATTTGGCGTTATCGCCGGTCCTGCTGTTTCCGTGGTTTTTTTGGCCTAGGGTCTGGCGCAGCCTAGGTCGCCATGAGCTGCTGCAAGAGGCTAGCTTTCGTTTTTGTTTGCTGTGGTTCGGCTCCGGCTTTATCGCATTTTCCTTGATTAGCGGCAAACAGGCTCATTATCTGATACCGCTGATGCCGGCCATGGCTTTATTGTTAACTCGCGTTCTCCCCAAGGAAGCGACGGCGGTAAAGCCGGGAGACTATTTACCCTTTTTGGTGATCGGCGTTTTCGCCTTGTTGCTGTTGATTTTGCCTCAGTTACAGGAATTGAAATTGTATCATTGGCTGCGGCAGCGGGATCTATGGTGGGCAGTTACGCTGTTGCTGGTCGCCTTCTGTCCTATGATGACGATGGCATATACGCGGTCCATCTCTCCTTATTTGCTGCCGGTGACCATGATTCTGGCGTTGATCAGCAGCTTGATGGGCTTTTTCAGTTCCACCGGCAATGCCTTTCATCTAAGGCAAGCGACGCAGTTATTGGAAAAGTATCGAGAAGCGGGTGATTCCCTAGCTTGGGCGGGGAAATACGACGGCCAGTTGCAATTTTTGTTGCGTATGACCCAGCCGATGGCGGTAATCGACAAGTCGGCCGTCGACGATTGGCTTGCTTCTCACAGCAACGGGCATGTCGTTTCGGTTGAACGGCAGGATAAAAACGCTCATTGCAACGATTACTGGCAATATTATCGGGAAGATAAGTTGTGCATACGCTCACAAATTTGAAGAATCGTCGAGCAACTGATTCCGGCAATCTTGTTGCCTTGAATTGTACGAGAGAACCTGAGAAACCGGCCGTTACGTCAATCTAGCCGAACGAAGCTTCCGCTTATTATAGGTTTTGCGCTATCGTATGGACGAAGTAAACGCAACGATTATTCGGCCGCAGGTGACGCAATCAAAAATGACAATGTTATCTCCCGTTCGCGCAAAGTCGCTCAATAGTACGAATGTTCGAAACGATGAGGAGGCGTAGGGGGAGATGCAATTTTACCATCTAATTCCTCCTCTGTTGACGCAGTTTCTGGTGACAGCGGCGTTTGCGTTTGTCGTCGGACTCGAGTTCCGCCGTTATAAACAAATCAACAATTATATTCACCATTTCGGCAGCGCCCGGACCTTCGTACTGATCGGCATAATGGGATTTTTGCTGTTTGAACTCGACAACAGCCGATTGCTGTATCTCGGCGGGTTCGTCTCGTTGACAGGGTTGCTGGCAATGTATTACTGGCGCCTTTCAGCGGAAGGCATGTTTTCGCTGTTCAGTGTTTTAATGGCATTGCTGGTTTATTTGCTCGGCCCGATCAGTTTGTCGATGCCGAGCTGGTTTCTGGTGCTGTTTGTTGTCCTCCTAGTTTTGATTCTTGGCGAGAAACCGCTGATTCATAAGATATCGGATCGTCTGGATAACGAGGAAATATTAACCTTAGCCAAGTTTCTGATTCTTTCCGGCGTGATACTGCCGCTGCTGCCGGACCGGGTCATCGCTCCGATGTTGCCGGTCAGCTATTACAAGATTTGGTTGGCGGTAATCATCGTTTCCGGATTTTCTTATTTGAGTTACCTGATCAATGCCTATTTTTACCGGAGTCGAAGTTTGTTGATTACCGGTATACTGGCCGGCCTTTACTCCAGCACGGCCGCAACGGTTGTTATCGCACGGCGTTCTCGAGGAACGGCGAATGCCGGCTCAATTGTCTCGTCGGCAATCATATTGGCGACGATCATGATGTACGCCCGATTGCTGGTCATTATTTTTCTGTTCGACCGGGCCGCCGGGTTTCAGTTGTTGTTGCCGTTTTTAACGGTGATGGGTGTTTCGTTAATCGCGGTATTAGTTCTGTTGAAGACCAGTCATCGGAAATCCTCGATTCACAATACCGACATCATCGAACATCCTCTCGAACTAACGACAGCGCTGTTATTTGCCTTATTGTTCGTGCTGTTCACCTGGCTTACGCATACGGTAACCAGCCGTTTCGGCAGTCACGGTTTGAACTTCTTGGCCGTGGTGGTTGGCTTTACCGATATTGACCCGTTCATCCTATCCTTGCTCAGCGGCAAATTTAGCGTTGCCGAGCCAGCGCTAGTGGCGGCGGTGATTCTTGCCAGCGGTAGCAATAATTTGCTGAAGGCAGCGTATGCGATAGGGCTGGCCAGAAATCGTTCGGTTCTACCCGGCACCGCTTGGTTGTTATTCCTGTTTGTTGCTTCCATCATTTATGCGTTACATTGGCTTACGTAACGGCAAAGATCGACAGGAGCAAGGCACATGAAACCCACCAATAGACATTTAATCGCCAAGATTTTAGCGCTCGGTATATTAACCGCGGTACTGGTTTATTTATTTCATCCCGGTGTAGGGCAATTCAGTATGATCATCAATGGCGAACCGGTTGCGGAGCCCTGGGTAGGGTTGGCAGCGATTCCGACCATGCTGCTGGTATTGGCGTTCAGCGTCATGCTTGTGTTCCTATTGTTTGTCGGCGTCGGCTTGTTTTTCTTCGTTACCGCCTTGCTGTTCGCTGTTCTCGGCGTGATGTTGGTGGCGCCTTATTTCTGGCCGGTACTGCTCATTATTTTTCTGGTGGTTGCGCTGATGTCGGTCGGCAACGGCGACTAGCGTTAAATCCGGTCGCGCAACGCGGAACGTATTAATGCGGCGGCAGCCGCATTTGCACAGCCAGGTCGTGCATAATCCATAGGGTTCCTCCCACCATGATGAAGATGACGAGTAGTGTGAATAACACGGCTATTAGCCTCAATCGCGGCTTGGAATCCAGGTGTAGGAAAAAATGTAAATGAACCATGATCTGACATACCGCCAGCATGGCGATTGCCGTGATGATCGCATCGCGGGGAAGGGGGGCGAATTCGATCAGGCCGAAGGCTAGGATGGTCAGTAGCAAGGCCAGCGCGAAACCGGTCAGATAGCCGGTAAGTTTAGGCGACGGTTGGGCCGGGTTAGCGTTCATTCACACGACTCCCATCAAGTAGACCACGGAAAAAATCACGACCCAGACCAGATCCAGAAAATGCCAGAACAGGCTGAAACGAAACAGCCGGGAACGGACCTGCGCCGATAAACCGTAAAGTTCGATCTGCGGTATCATCGCCAATAACCAGATCAAGCCGATGCCGACATGCAAGCCATGAGTGCCGACCAGGGTAAAAAAGGCGGACAAAAAGCCGCTTCGCGTCGGCCCGGCACCTTGGGCGATCAGCTTGCCGAATTCGTTGACCTCCATTAACACGAACGCTCCGCCCAGTAGCAATGTCAGCAGCAACCACAGCAACACCCATTTTTCATTGTCCTTGACCATCGCCAGCATGGTCAAACCGCAAGTCAGCGTGCTGAATAATAACAGTAGCGTTTCGACGAAGGCATTGCTCAGGTCGAACAATTCCTTGCCGCCGGGACCGCCGGCAAAGTTTTGGCTCATGTCCGCATAGGTTGCGAACAGCAAGGTGAAGATAACGGCATCGCTCAGTAAATAAATCCAGAACCCCAATTCCTTGGCCGATGCGGAAGCGTCGGCCGGATTGGTGATGATGTCGTTATGATGAAAACTAGTTAGATCCGGCATGATCAGCAACCTTTTGGCGCATTGATTGGCGGAGAGTTTGCCTTGGAAAGTTTTTGTGCAAGCTGTAGTTGTTGGAAACGGTTTTCCTCGATGCGTTTTATTTCCTCAGCCGGAATGCGGTACTCGCAATTCTCGTCGAAGGCACGGGCTATGAGAGCGACCACCATCGACAGGGCCGCTGTCACGGCCAGCCACCAGATATGCCAGACCATCGCGAAACCGAACAGTAGTGACAGTCCGCCGAAGACGATGCCGATGGCGCTGTTCTTGGGCAGATGAATATCGTAATAATGCGCCGGTTTGCGATAGGCCGTATGATTTTGCTTCATGGCCGTGAACGCATCGGTGCCGTCGACTTCAGGAATCACGGCGAAGTTATAAACCGGCGGCGGCGAGGAAGTCGCCCATTCCAGGTTGCGGCCGTCCCAGGGGTCGCCGGTCAGGTCGGCCAGCTCATGCCGTTTGCGGAGGCTGATCGCCAACTGGACGAGCAGGCAGCCGATGCCGAGCGCTATCAGCAGCGCGCCGATGGCCGCGACGATCAATAGCGGTTGCCATTCCGGGTTGCCGTAATGTTGCATCCGCCGCGGCATGCCCATTAGTCCCAGCGCATAGAGCGGCATGAAGGCCAGGTAGAAGCCGACCAGCCAGTTCCAGAAGGCCAGTTTGCCCCAACGTTCGTCGAGGCGAAAGCCGAAAACTTTGGGAAACCAATAGTGATAGCCCGCCAGGTAACCGAACAGGGCGCCCGGGATCAGCATGTTGTGAAAATGGGCGACCAGGAATTCGCTGTTGTGCATCATGAAATCGACCGGAGGCACGGCAAGCAGCACGCCGGCCGCCCCGCCGATTGCGAAGGTCGGCAAGAAGGCCAGGGTCCACAACATCGGCGTGGAGAAACGGATGCGGCCCCGATACAGGGTAAACAGCCAATCGAAGATCTTGACGCCGGTGGGCACCGCGATGATCATCGTCGCGATGCCGAACGCGGCATTGACGTTGGCGCTGGCGCCCATCGTGAAGAAATGGTGCAGCCAGACGGTAAAGGACAGCAACGTGATGGCCAGCGTGGCGTAGACCAGCGACGCATAACCGAACAGCTTTTTCCCGGAGAACGTTGAAATCACTTCGGAAAAAATGCCGAAGGCGGGCAGGATCACGATATACACTTCCGGATGGCCCCAGATCCAAAACAAGTTAACGTAGTTCATCATGTCGCCGCCGAGGCCGTTGCTGAAAAAATGCATGCCCAAATATCGGTCCAGGCCGAGCAGGGCGGTGGCCACGGTCAAGGCGGGAAAGGCCAGCACGATCAGCATGCTGGTGCACAAAGCGGTCCAACTGAACAACGGCATCTGCATCAGCGTCATGCCCGGGGCCCGGTCCAGCAAAATCGTGACGAGAAAATTAATGCCGGTCATCGTCGAGGCGGCACCGCTCAACATCAACACCCAGATCCAGTAATCGACGCCGACGCCGGGACTGAATTCTGTTTCGGAATAAGGCGGATATCCGCTCCAGCCGGCCGTCGAGAATTCGCCGACGGCCAGCGACAGCATCATCAGAATGGCGGCGGCCACGGTCATCCACAGGCTTAGGGAATTCATGAAAGGGAAGGCGACGTCGCGTTTGCCGAGTTGCAACGGCACGAGGATATTCATCAGGCCGGTCAGAAATGGCATCGCCATCAATATGATCATGATCGTGCCGTGGGCGCTGAAGATTTGGTCGTAATGATGGGGCGGCAGAAACCCTTGCTCGTTGCCGACCGCCAGGGCCTGTTGGCTGCGCATCATGAGGGCGTCGGCGAAGCCTCTTAGCAGCATGATCAAGGCCAGTGTAATGTACATGACGCCGATTTTCTTATGGTCCAGACTGGTTAGCCAATGTTTCCACAAGTAGTGCCACTTTTGAAAATAGGTAATCAACGCGGCCACGGCCAGTGCTCCCAGCAACATCATGGCGACCGCCGTCATGATGATCGGTTGGTCGAAAGGGATGGCTTGCAGGCTGAGCTTACCGAACATTTGGGCGTGCTCCGTATCGGTTGTCGGAGGAGGGAAGCGCGTTTGATTTCGCCGTCTTGAAGGCGGCGATGACGTGTTCGAATAGACTAGGCGTTACCGAGCCATAATAAGAAACCGGATGACGGATGCTGGGTTGCGCCAGTTCGTCTAGACTGTCGCGGTCGAGATGCTGGGGCGAACGCTTCGCTTGTTCCACCCAGGCGTTGAAATCCTGTTTGCCGGTCGCCATGGCGAGGAAGTGTTGATAGGGAAACCCCCGGCCGCTGAATTGGGTGTTTTCGCCGAAATAATGGCCTGGTTTGTCGGCGATTAAATGCAGCTGCGTCTGCATACCGGCCATCGCGTAGATTTGACCGCCCAGGCGCGGAATGAAAAAAGAATTCATGACGGTGGCGGAGGTGATTTTGAAATGGAGGGGGCGGCCGACTGGAAAATACAACTCGTTGACCGCGGCAATATTCTGTTGCGGATATATGAACAACCATTTCCAATCCAACGCGACCACTTGGATTTCCAAGGGCGGCTTATCCGACGGCAAGGGCTGGTAGGGATCGAGGCGGTGGGT
Proteins encoded in this region:
- a CDS encoding PhoPQ-activated pathogenicity-related family protein, which produces MKRHVLFHHMLAKLSLYGLFASTASLANPLADYVHATNRHIAWTVISQRQQSWGTLTRLSITTQRWRGHDWKHQLVIVRPTVLSHPETAFLLVAGDGDGGNHIEQLRTLAERGGTLAAVLTNVPNQPLYDGRKEDALIAFSFNQYLQTGDESWPLLFPMVESVSSAMDILQLFTYRPGEPMLENFVVGGASKRGWATWLTAAVDDRVKAIAPMVIDVLNMKPQLQWSEQIYGHQSVKIRDYTELNLHRRHDSPAMQKLRSWVDPYEYRHLLTMPKLLLLGTNDPYWTVDSLRHYWHQLPGPKLLYQTPNAGHNLNGGDQALQTLAAFYEMVVHDEPLPKLSWRFDYNGERQVKLQLASSHKTTAAQLWISHSDSRDFRPASWHSETVSLTASADRVATELAAPANGYKAFLLEVELQTRQGNLYKLSTEARVAPDTEPCYCWRGDDVQASKPNP
- a CDS encoding methyltransferase domain-containing protein, translating into MSLKKDRNFDSLIDKFERRIYATAKGDWRLKLVKEDLEFLRQKNRLNIWDAGCGFAQIGLWFAERGHQLTLCDVSKKMLWRAKENFARAGLQAEFHHRSAQLLAAELLDFDLVMLHAVLEWLADPLTSLRTIMQRVKVGGYLSLLFYNRNAMVYSNTLKGGWRLKNLLNDSYMGQGNKLTPPNPQYPHEVIALLEQAGFEIQRHTGIRVFHDYLTPEALDHSDRNELFDLEYRYCRLPTYRDMGRYVHLVCRRLKA
- a CDS encoding ArnT family glycosyltransferase — protein: MRKRINTPASNFSDAIGAAARKLLKLVVVDGFDIFIPWLMMTTVNIAFHHLIPLDETRYAAVAWEMWYGHDFLVPHLNGAPYHHKPPLLFWLYDVGWSLFGVSELWLLLVAPLCGLVSLYLTRYMAALLWPGDRRAMRLAPWLLFGSLLWGAFLNSAMFDTLLTACVLLALSGLVKAGRDLHGQSWILFALGCGLGLLAKGPVVFVSTLPPFLMGAVWSDAAKSRPTRWYLYGLAALAGAIGLALLWAVPAILSAGNDYGATLLWHQTVDRISNSFAHKRPIWWYLALSPVLLFPWFFWPRVWRSLGRHELLQEASFRFCLLWFGSGFIAFSLISGKQAHYLIPLMPAMALLLTRVLPKEATAVKPGDYLPFLVIGVFALLLLILPQLQELKLYHWLRQRDLWWAVTLLLVAFCPMMTMAYTRSISPYLLPVTMILALISSLMGFFSSTGNAFHLRQATQLLEKYREAGDSLAWAGKYDGQLQFLLRMTQPMAVIDKSAVDDWLASHSNGHVVSVERQDKNAHCNDYWQYYREDKLCIRSQI
- a CDS encoding MgtC/SapB family protein, which translates into the protein MQFYHLIPPLLTQFLVTAAFAFVVGLEFRRYKQINNYIHHFGSARTFVLIGIMGFLLFELDNSRLLYLGGFVSLTGLLAMYYWRLSAEGMFSLFSVLMALLVYLLGPISLSMPSWFLVLFVVLLVLILGEKPLIHKISDRLDNEEILTLAKFLILSGVILPLLPDRVIAPMLPVSYYKIWLAVIIVSGFSYLSYLINAYFYRSRSLLITGILAGLYSSTAATVVIARRSRGTANAGSIVSSAIILATIMMYARLLVIIFLFDRAAGFQLLLPFLTVMGVSLIAVLVLLKTSHRKSSIHNTDIIEHPLELTTALLFALLFVLFTWLTHTVTSRFGSHGLNFLAVVVGFTDIDPFILSLLSGKFSVAEPALVAAVILASGSNNLLKAAYAIGLARNRSVLPGTAWLLFLFVASIIYALHWLT
- the cyoD gene encoding cytochrome o ubiquinol oxidase subunit IV; this translates as MNANPAQPSPKLTGYLTGFALALLLTILAFGLIEFAPLPRDAIITAIAMLAVCQIMVHLHFFLHLDSKPRLRLIAVLFTLLVIFIMVGGTLWIMHDLAVQMRLPPH
- the cyoC gene encoding cytochrome o ubiquinol oxidase subunit III; this encodes MPDLTSFHHNDIITNPADASASAKELGFWIYLLSDAVIFTLLFATYADMSQNFAGGPGGKELFDLSNAFVETLLLLFSTLTCGLTMLAMVKDNEKWVLLWLLLTLLLGGAFVLMEVNEFGKLIAQGAGPTRSGFLSAFFTLVGTHGLHVGIGLIWLLAMIPQIELYGLSAQVRSRLFRFSLFWHFLDLVWVVIFSVVYLMGVV
- the cyoB gene encoding cytochrome o ubiquinol oxidase subunit I → MFGKLSLQAIPFDQPIIMTAVAMMLLGALAVAALITYFQKWHYLWKHWLTSLDHKKIGVMYITLALIMLLRGFADALMMRSQQALAVGNEQGFLPPHHYDQIFSAHGTIMIILMAMPFLTGLMNILVPLQLGKRDVAFPFMNSLSLWMTVAAAILMMLSLAVGEFSTAGWSGYPPYSETEFSPGVGVDYWIWVLMLSGAASTMTGINFLVTILLDRAPGMTLMQMPLFSWTALCTSMLIVLAFPALTVATALLGLDRYLGMHFFSNGLGGDMMNYVNLFWIWGHPEVYIVILPAFGIFSEVISTFSGKKLFGYASLVYATLAITLLSFTVWLHHFFTMGASANVNAAFGIATMIIAVPTGVKIFDWLFTLYRGRIRFSTPMLWTLAFLPTFAIGGAAGVLLAVPPVDFMMHNSEFLVAHFHNMLIPGALFGYLAGYHYWFPKVFGFRLDERWGKLAFWNWLVGFYLAFMPLYALGLMGMPRRMQHYGNPEWQPLLIVAAIGALLIALGIGCLLVQLAISLRKRHELADLTGDPWDGRNLEWATSSPPPVYNFAVIPEVDGTDAFTAMKQNHTAYRKPAHYYDIHLPKNSAIGIVFGGLSLLFGFAMVWHIWWLAVTAALSMVVALIARAFDENCEYRIPAEEIKRIEENRFQQLQLAQKLSKANSPPINAPKGC
- the cyoA gene encoding ubiquinol oxidase subunit II, producing MYLKSRKNMLLAYSRLALIIACLVNFGAGHCMELIDLEPSGPVARDIDELFWTTVALMSLVLIPVLAMTGWFAWKYRAGNGRAPYAPAWDRSFWLECLVWFVPGLIITVLAGMTWIFTHRLDPYQPLPSDKPPLEIQVVALDWKWLFIYPQQNIAAVNELYFPVGRPLHFKITSATVMNSFFIPRLGGQIYAMAGMQTQLHLIADKPGHYFGENTQFSGRGFPYQHFLAMATGKQDFNAWVEQAKRSPQHLDRDSLDELAQPSIRHPVSYYGSVTPSLFEHVIAAFKTAKSNALPSSDNRYGARPNVR